Proteins from a single region of Gordonia hongkongensis:
- a CDS encoding SRPBCC family protein, with translation MNRVERHTSATPAQVWSVLSNGWLYASWVVGASRIRNVDHTWPQPGSKIYHSAGVWPALLNDETESVESKAGLLELSAAGWPFGRARIRMTIEKDGDGSLIGMEEFVETPPLRWIPPTIQETVMSPRLNECLKRLAMLAENHAG, from the coding sequence ATGAACCGAGTCGAACGTCATACGAGTGCCACACCGGCGCAGGTCTGGTCGGTGCTGTCCAACGGCTGGCTGTACGCCTCGTGGGTCGTCGGGGCCTCCCGCATCCGCAACGTCGACCACACGTGGCCGCAACCCGGATCGAAGATCTATCACTCGGCGGGGGTGTGGCCGGCTCTGCTCAACGACGAGACGGAATCCGTCGAGTCGAAGGCCGGGCTTCTCGAATTGTCGGCCGCCGGATGGCCTTTCGGTCGTGCACGAATCCGCATGACGATCGAGAAGGACGGTGACGGTTCCCTCATCGGCATGGAGGAGTTCGTGGAGACCCCGCCGCTCAGATGGATTCCGCCGACCATCCAGGAAACCGTCATGTCGCCGCGCCTCAACGAATGCCTGAAACGGCTGGCGATGCTCGCCGAGAACCACGCGGGATGA
- a CDS encoding SDR family NAD(P)-dependent oxidoreductase gives MTNWSELRSLRLDPAFPPARLWHPQVSDGRLRRRCAGRPVVITGAGAGMGRALARRFDRAGVEVFLSDVDLPAAQETVRLCDAGARVHLDEVDVSDADAMTAYADAVIGRSGPPAMVFNNAGITMVAGVLEEDDDYARRIMAVNLGGVVNGTVAFLPHLQAAGGGSIVNTSSAFGFLGCPTQSAYSASKFAARGYSETIQLQLRAQGSDVRVHSVHPGVVHTEIAARALYVTPGVRDFVTRGFNRRLPGTRPDAAAAAILHGVLSGRDRIPVGLDARALDVGVRVLAGAVQRPIATLTGPVFRRMLGEAALAGSAPAVVRT, from the coding sequence GTGACGAACTGGTCTGAACTCCGGTCGCTGCGCCTGGACCCGGCGTTTCCGCCCGCGCGACTGTGGCATCCGCAGGTCTCCGATGGCCGGCTTCGTCGGCGCTGCGCCGGGCGGCCGGTGGTGATCACCGGTGCCGGGGCGGGGATGGGCCGGGCACTCGCGCGGCGATTCGATCGTGCGGGTGTCGAGGTGTTCCTGAGCGATGTCGACCTTCCGGCCGCGCAGGAAACGGTGCGGTTGTGCGACGCCGGTGCCCGGGTGCATCTCGACGAGGTCGATGTGTCCGACGCCGATGCGATGACCGCATATGCCGACGCCGTCATCGGTCGGTCCGGCCCGCCGGCCATGGTGTTCAACAATGCCGGGATCACGATGGTGGCGGGCGTTCTCGAGGAGGACGACGATTACGCGCGGCGGATCATGGCCGTGAACCTCGGCGGCGTCGTGAACGGCACCGTGGCCTTCCTCCCGCATCTGCAGGCGGCCGGCGGCGGGTCGATCGTGAACACCTCCAGCGCCTTCGGATTCCTCGGTTGCCCCACGCAGTCCGCGTACTCCGCCTCGAAGTTCGCCGCGCGCGGCTACTCCGAGACCATCCAGCTACAGCTTCGTGCCCAAGGGTCCGACGTCCGGGTGCACAGTGTTCATCCCGGCGTCGTGCACACCGAGATCGCCGCCCGCGCGTTGTACGTGACGCCCGGGGTGCGGGACTTCGTGACGCGGGGGTTCAACCGTCGCCTGCCCGGTACGCGGCCGGATGCCGCGGCAGCGGCGATCCTGCACGGGGTCCTGAGCGGCCGGGACCGCATTCCGGTCGGCCTCGACGCGCGAGCACTCGACGTAGGTGTCCGCGTCCTGGCCGGAGCGGTGCAGCGCCCGATCGCGACGCTGACCGGTCCGGTGTTCCGACGCATGCTGGGCGAGGCCGCGCTTGCCGGTTCGGCGCCGGCCGTCGTCCGGACTTGA
- a CDS encoding NAD(P)-dependent alcohol dehydrogenase: MPTTVNAYIAPAADRPLEPTTIERRDLGPHDVSIDIAFAGICHSDIHTARDEWGGTKFPVVPGHEIAGTVAAVGDDVTRYAVGDRVGVGCFVDSCRECEPCRLGEEQYCERGNVGTYNAVGRDGTPTHGGYSTSIVVDENYVLRIPDGIALDEAAPLLCAGITLYSPLRHWGVGPGKKVAIVGLGGLGHVGVKIAHALGAEVTVLSQSLKKMEDGLRLGADHYHATGDPQTFRELRSSFDLILNTVSANLPIGKYLGMLALDGTLVELGLPEHPIDVPAGALIGKRRSFAGSMIGGIAQTQEMLDFCAEHGIGAEIEVISADRINEAYDRVVASDVRYRFVIDTSTL, encoded by the coding sequence ATGCCCACCACGGTCAACGCCTACATCGCGCCGGCAGCCGATCGCCCGCTCGAACCGACCACCATCGAACGACGCGACCTGGGCCCGCACGACGTGTCGATCGACATCGCGTTCGCCGGGATCTGTCATTCCGACATCCACACCGCCCGCGACGAGTGGGGCGGGACGAAGTTCCCGGTGGTGCCCGGCCACGAGATCGCCGGGACGGTCGCGGCCGTCGGCGACGACGTCACCCGGTACGCGGTCGGTGATCGGGTCGGCGTGGGCTGTTTCGTCGACTCGTGCCGCGAGTGCGAACCGTGCCGACTCGGCGAGGAGCAGTACTGCGAGCGGGGCAACGTGGGCACCTACAACGCCGTCGGCCGCGATGGGACACCCACGCACGGCGGATACAGCACGTCGATCGTCGTCGACGAGAACTACGTCCTGCGGATTCCCGACGGCATCGCACTCGACGAGGCAGCCCCGCTGCTGTGTGCCGGGATAACGCTCTACTCACCGCTGCGGCACTGGGGGGTCGGCCCGGGGAAGAAGGTGGCGATCGTCGGCCTGGGCGGGCTCGGTCACGTCGGGGTGAAGATCGCCCACGCGCTCGGCGCCGAGGTGACGGTGCTGTCGCAGTCGCTGAAGAAGATGGAGGACGGTCTGCGCCTCGGAGCCGACCACTATCACGCGACCGGCGACCCGCAGACCTTCCGTGAACTGCGCAGTTCGTTCGACCTCATCTTGAACACCGTGTCGGCCAACCTGCCGATCGGAAAATACCTCGGCATGCTCGCTCTCGACGGCACGCTGGTAGAACTCGGGCTGCCCGAACATCCGATCGACGTGCCCGCGGGTGCGCTGATCGGAAAGCGGCGCAGCTTCGCCGGCTCGATGATCGGCGGCATCGCACAGACCCAGGAGATGCTCGACTTCTGCGCCGAACACGGCATCGGTGCCGAGATCGAGGTGATCTCCGCGGACCGGATCAACGAGGCCTACGACCGCGTCGTGGCCTCGGATGTGCGCTACCGCTTCGTGATCGACACCTCGACGCTCTAG
- a CDS encoding flavodoxin family protein, protein MTTALAINCTLKPSPAESSSELIARHILDALAEQGVTGDIVRAVDFDIRPGVERDMGDGDEWPALFERVAAADILVIATPTWLGHMSSVTQRVLERLDAEISETDDAGRPGMLGKVAMCGVVGNEDGAHKIIADVFGALNDIGFTIPGQGNTYWNDEAMGGRDYKDLDSVPDPVDSATHAAARNAAHLARLLSQNSFPPYE, encoded by the coding sequence ATGACCACAGCACTCGCCATCAACTGCACCCTCAAACCCTCTCCTGCTGAATCGAGCAGCGAGCTCATCGCCCGACATATCCTGGACGCACTCGCCGAGCAGGGCGTGACCGGGGACATCGTCCGAGCGGTGGATTTCGACATCCGGCCGGGAGTCGAACGAGACATGGGCGACGGTGACGAGTGGCCCGCGCTCTTCGAACGGGTTGCGGCCGCCGACATCCTGGTGATCGCGACCCCGACGTGGCTGGGCCACATGTCCAGCGTCACCCAGCGTGTTCTGGAACGCCTCGACGCGGAGATCTCCGAGACCGACGACGCCGGCCGCCCCGGGATGCTGGGCAAGGTGGCGATGTGCGGTGTCGTCGGCAACGAGGACGGCGCCCACAAGATCATCGCCGATGTCTTCGGCGCGCTCAACGACATCGGGTTCACGATCCCCGGGCAGGGCAACACCTACTGGAACGACGAGGCGATGGGCGGCCGCGACTACAAGGATCTCGACTCGGTTCCCGACCCCGTCGACTCCGCCACCCATGCCGCCGCCCGCAACGCGGCACACCTCGCTCGACTGCTGTCGCAGAACAGCTTTCCACCGTACGAATGA
- a CDS encoding alpha/beta hydrolase has translation MTQISADGSGPQGGPDRDDPDSRTPVPGGPERITLELGHITLHALAWGPAAGPVAVCLHGFPDSAWTWRHLGPELAGAGYRVVAPFTRGYAPSEIPKDNDFHVAALAYDALAVHRAVGAGADAVLIGHDWGAMTANAVAHRDDNPYARVVSMSVPPVPAVRRSIGGGVDGVKTLARQAVMSWYIAFNQLPWLPEQTLDRLIPLLWRRWRLDSAATPVRPDHRLDVDHALAALPTRAHRAAALGYYRALRRPRTHPRYAALRNDWLGESRSPTLYLHGADDGCMQSRLADAVREVLPAGSAAAVVAGAGHFLHLDQPDEVNARILAFLGSDARGQEGGTGPARFVH, from the coding sequence ATGACCCAGATCTCCGCAGACGGTTCGGGGCCCCAGGGCGGCCCCGATCGCGACGACCCGGATTCCCGCACCCCTGTTCCCGGGGGCCCGGAACGAATCACCCTCGAGCTCGGACACATCACCCTGCACGCGCTCGCGTGGGGTCCCGCGGCCGGTCCGGTGGCCGTGTGCCTGCACGGATTTCCCGACTCGGCATGGACGTGGCGGCATCTCGGGCCCGAACTCGCCGGCGCCGGGTACCGCGTGGTCGCCCCGTTCACACGCGGTTACGCACCGTCGGAGATACCGAAGGACAACGACTTTCACGTTGCGGCGCTGGCCTACGATGCGCTGGCGGTTCATCGCGCGGTCGGAGCCGGCGCCGATGCCGTCCTGATCGGGCACGACTGGGGCGCGATGACGGCGAACGCGGTGGCGCACCGCGACGACAATCCGTACGCGCGGGTGGTCTCGATGTCGGTCCCGCCGGTTCCGGCGGTCCGGCGCTCGATCGGCGGTGGGGTCGACGGCGTCAAGACGCTCGCGCGTCAGGCGGTGATGAGCTGGTACATCGCGTTCAATCAGCTGCCGTGGTTGCCCGAACAGACTCTCGACCGCCTCATCCCGCTCCTGTGGCGCCGCTGGCGGCTCGATTCGGCGGCGACCCCTGTCCGGCCCGACCACCGACTGGACGTCGACCACGCGCTCGCGGCGCTGCCCACACGTGCCCATCGGGCAGCCGCGCTCGGGTACTACCGCGCACTTCGCCGGCCGCGGACCCATCCTCGGTACGCCGCGTTGCGGAACGACTGGCTGGGCGAATCACGTTCTCCCACATTGTATTTGCATGGAGCAGACGACGGGTGCATGCAGTCGCGTCTTGCGGACGCGGTCCGCGAGGTGTTGCCGGCGGGCAGTGCGGCCGCGGTCGTCGCCGGGGCGGGCCATTTCCTGCACCTCGACCAGCCGGACGAGGTGAACGCGAGGATCCTCGCGTTCCTCGGTTCGGACGCGCGGGGCCAAGAGGGTGGCACCGGACCGGCCCGCTTCGTACACTGA
- a CDS encoding heavy metal translocating P-type ATPase gives MTASTGQLVDLDISGMTCASCANRIERKLNKIDGVTASVNYATERAHVEVPAGLAPGDLVEVVRAAGYDASPILTDSSAYAPEHPGAGSGDPELDGLRQRLIVSAILSVPVIALAMIPALQFTYWQWLSLTLAAPVVVWGAYPFHRAAWINLRHGATTMDTLVSVGTLAAFGWSLYALFLGTAGTPGLTHGFDLLPQRTDGSSHIYLEAAAGVTTFLLAGRYFEKRAKRRAGDALAALMDLGAKDVVVRRSDGAESRIPIAQLAVGDEFVVRPGEKIATDGVVVDGASAVDASMVSGESVPVEVTSGDSVVGATVNTSGLLVVRATAVGSDTALAQMARMVTAAQEGKADVQRLADRISSVFVPIVIAISLATLGFWLGVASTTDFAGGDVTFAFTAAVAVLIIACPCALGLATPTALMVGTGRGAQLGILLKGPEVLESTRRVDTIVLDKTGTVTTGEMSLSGITVADGYAREQVLGWAASVESGSEHPIAAAIVDAGRGHIDSRVRDFVSTQGAGVAGIVGDRFVTVVSPNTIDAPLPPPLDDAVVVAESDGATAVVVLIAEDSSEEPARQPVPVAVLVVADQVKPSSAAAISEFRRLGLTPMLLTGDNEGAARAVASSVGIDDVTAGVSPKRKLEVIAELQEQGHVVAMVGDGINDAAALAQADLGLAMGTGTDVAMAASDLTIVSGDLRAVADAIALARRTLGTIKGNLFWAFGYNVAAIPLAAAGMLNPMIAGAAMALSSVFVVGNSLRLRGFTPRR, from the coding sequence ATGACCGCGAGCACCGGACAACTGGTCGACCTCGACATCTCCGGCATGACCTGCGCGTCCTGCGCCAACCGTATCGAGCGCAAGCTCAACAAGATCGACGGTGTGACCGCGTCGGTGAACTACGCGACCGAACGTGCCCACGTCGAGGTACCTGCGGGTCTGGCGCCCGGCGACCTCGTCGAGGTGGTCCGCGCGGCCGGCTACGACGCGTCGCCGATCCTGACCGATTCGTCGGCGTACGCTCCGGAACACCCGGGAGCGGGGTCCGGCGATCCCGAATTGGACGGTCTCCGGCAGCGCCTGATCGTCTCCGCGATCCTCTCGGTGCCGGTGATCGCGCTCGCGATGATCCCGGCGCTGCAGTTCACGTACTGGCAGTGGTTGTCCCTGACGCTCGCCGCGCCGGTCGTCGTGTGGGGGGCCTACCCGTTCCACCGCGCAGCGTGGATCAACCTGCGCCACGGCGCCACGACGATGGACACCCTCGTGTCCGTCGGCACCCTCGCGGCGTTCGGATGGTCGCTGTACGCGCTGTTCCTCGGCACCGCGGGCACGCCCGGGCTCACCCACGGATTCGACCTGCTGCCCCAGCGGACCGACGGATCGTCGCACATCTACCTCGAGGCCGCGGCCGGAGTCACGACCTTCCTGCTGGCCGGCCGCTATTTCGAGAAGCGCGCCAAGCGGCGGGCCGGTGACGCACTCGCCGCGCTGATGGACCTCGGGGCCAAGGACGTCGTCGTCCGACGGTCCGACGGCGCCGAGTCCCGAATCCCCATCGCGCAGCTGGCGGTCGGCGACGAGTTCGTGGTCCGGCCCGGTGAGAAGATCGCCACCGACGGAGTCGTCGTCGACGGTGCGTCGGCGGTCGACGCGTCGATGGTCTCCGGTGAGTCGGTGCCGGTCGAGGTCACCTCCGGCGACTCGGTGGTCGGCGCGACCGTCAACACCAGCGGTCTGCTCGTCGTGCGTGCGACCGCTGTCGGTTCCGACACCGCGCTCGCCCAGATGGCCCGCATGGTGACGGCGGCGCAAGAGGGCAAGGCCGACGTCCAGCGACTGGCCGACCGGATCTCGTCGGTGTTCGTCCCGATCGTGATCGCGATCTCGCTTGCGACCCTGGGCTTCTGGCTCGGCGTGGCGTCCACGACCGACTTCGCCGGTGGCGATGTGACCTTCGCGTTCACCGCCGCCGTCGCGGTCCTCATCATCGCGTGCCCGTGCGCGCTCGGACTCGCCACTCCGACGGCCCTGATGGTCGGTACCGGGCGAGGGGCACAGCTGGGCATCCTGCTGAAGGGCCCGGAGGTGTTGGAATCGACGCGACGCGTCGACACGATCGTGCTGGACAAGACCGGCACCGTGACGACGGGTGAGATGTCGCTGTCCGGGATCACCGTGGCCGACGGCTATGCGCGCGAACAGGTCCTGGGCTGGGCGGCATCGGTGGAGTCGGGATCGGAACACCCGATCGCGGCGGCCATCGTCGACGCGGGACGCGGCCACATCGACTCCCGCGTCCGTGATTTCGTGTCCACGCAGGGCGCCGGTGTCGCCGGGATCGTCGGCGACCGGTTCGTGACAGTGGTGTCGCCGAACACGATCGACGCGCCCCTGCCACCGCCGCTCGACGATGCGGTGGTCGTCGCGGAATCCGACGGCGCAACCGCGGTCGTCGTCCTGATCGCCGAGGATTCCTCCGAAGAGCCTGCCCGACAACCTGTTCCCGTCGCGGTTCTCGTGGTGGCGGACCAGGTCAAACCCTCGTCGGCCGCGGCGATCTCCGAGTTCCGGCGACTGGGTCTGACTCCGATGCTGCTGACCGGCGACAACGAGGGCGCCGCCCGGGCCGTGGCCTCGAGTGTCGGGATCGACGACGTCACCGCCGGGGTCAGTCCGAAGCGGAAGCTCGAGGTGATCGCCGAACTGCAGGAGCAGGGCCACGTGGTGGCGATGGTCGGGGACGGGATCAACGACGCCGCGGCGCTTGCGCAGGCGGATCTCGGCCTCGCGATGGGTACCGGCACCGACGTCGCGATGGCCGCCAGCGATCTGACGATCGTGAGCGGTGACCTGCGCGCGGTGGCCGATGCCATTGCTCTGGCGCGTCGAACCCTCGGCACCATCAAGGGAAACCTGTTCTGGGCCTTCGGGTACAACGTCGCGGCCATTCCTCTCGCCGCCGCCGGGATGCTGAATCCCATGATCGCCGGCGCGGCCATGGCGCTCTCGTCGGTGTTCGTCGTCGGCAACAGCCTGCGACTCCGCGGGTTCACGCCGCGGCGCTGA
- a CDS encoding FAD-dependent oxidoreductase, with protein sequence MKTLWFDPAGEAAPEYLPDVRPETMPIDVVDRFDQVIVGGGITGLTTGLLLARAGQSVAVLEARHMGAAATGHTTGKLSLLQGTRLSSIASRHGHSAVQDYVEANREGQAWLRHYLEHRGLQVDERAALTFAATASGAKSVEKEFEACRAHDLPVEHVDCPELPFDVRTAIRLDGQAQIDPMVVLRALADDLRAHGGHFYEGVRVQGLRHGSPNVLSTDAGDVRADSVVIATGQPFLDRGGYFARVHPQRSYAAAFTVDGDIPGEMYLGSDNPSVSLRTVSRPGYDRELLMVGGFGHEVGRTKSERQHVLDLISWTQKHFPSAQMVARWSAQDYTTIDELPYVGPILPGVDSVQVATGFAKWGLTNGVAAALAMTGRILGSEPPWSTTLRPWRTTEISRPGSLASAVSANAQVAGYMAAGYLSLLKPTDGAPEEGDGSVGRSGVKPEGVCTVQGQTRSVAPLCTHLYGVLRWNDAEQSWDCPLHGSRFSHTGEVLEGPATRNLASHND encoded by the coding sequence ATGAAAACCCTCTGGTTCGACCCCGCAGGTGAGGCAGCCCCCGAGTACCTGCCCGATGTCCGCCCGGAGACGATGCCCATCGACGTCGTCGACAGATTCGACCAGGTCATCGTCGGAGGTGGCATCACCGGTCTGACGACCGGCCTGCTGCTGGCCCGCGCGGGCCAGTCGGTCGCGGTCCTCGAAGCCCGGCACATGGGCGCCGCGGCGACCGGCCACACCACCGGCAAGCTCTCGCTGCTCCAGGGCACTCGACTGTCGTCGATCGCGAGCCGCCACGGCCACTCGGCCGTACAGGACTACGTCGAGGCCAACCGCGAGGGACAGGCCTGGTTGCGCCACTATCTCGAACACCGCGGCCTGCAGGTCGACGAACGTGCGGCCCTCACCTTCGCCGCTACCGCGTCCGGCGCGAAGTCGGTGGAGAAGGAGTTCGAGGCCTGCCGCGCTCATGACCTGCCCGTCGAACACGTCGACTGCCCCGAGCTGCCCTTCGACGTCCGCACCGCCATTCGCCTCGACGGTCAGGCCCAGATCGACCCGATGGTCGTGCTCCGTGCCCTGGCCGACGACCTGCGCGCACACGGCGGCCACTTCTACGAGGGCGTCCGTGTGCAGGGCCTCCGCCACGGCTCACCGAACGTCCTCTCGACCGACGCCGGTGACGTCCGTGCCGACTCGGTGGTCATCGCCACCGGACAGCCCTTCCTCGACCGCGGCGGCTACTTCGCCCGGGTCCATCCCCAGCGGTCCTACGCCGCGGCGTTCACCGTCGACGGGGACATCCCCGGCGAGATGTACCTCGGCTCCGACAACCCGTCGGTCTCACTGCGGACGGTCTCCCGGCCCGGCTACGACCGCGAACTGCTCATGGTCGGCGGCTTCGGACACGAGGTGGGCCGGACGAAGTCCGAGCGACAGCATGTCCTCGACCTGATCAGCTGGACCCAGAAGCACTTCCCCTCGGCACAGATGGTCGCGCGCTGGTCGGCCCAGGACTACACGACGATCGACGAATTGCCTTATGTCGGACCGATTCTGCCGGGCGTCGACTCGGTGCAGGTGGCGACCGGGTTCGCCAAGTGGGGTCTGACAAACGGCGTCGCCGCGGCGCTCGCGATGACGGGACGCATCCTCGGTTCCGAACCACCGTGGTCGACGACCCTGCGCCCGTGGCGCACGACCGAGATCAGCCGCCCCGGCTCGCTGGCCTCGGCGGTGTCGGCCAACGCGCAGGTCGCGGGATACATGGCCGCCGGTTACCTGTCGCTGCTGAAGCCGACCGACGGCGCACCCGAGGAAGGCGACGGCAGCGTCGGGCGTTCCGGCGTGAAGCCCGAGGGCGTGTGCACCGTGCAGGGCCAGACGCGGTCCGTCGCGCCGCTGTGCACGCACCTCTACGGCGTGCTGCGATGGAACGATGCCGAACAGTCCTGGGACTGCCCGCTGCACGGTTCGCGATTCAGCCACACCGGCGAGGTCCTCGAAGGTCCGGCCACCCGGAACCTGGCCTCGCACAACGACTGA
- a CDS encoding metal-sensitive transcriptional regulator: MDEHQHGYIGRKDDYLRRLKRIEGQARGLQRMVEEDTYCIDILTQVSAMTKALQAVSLGLLEEHMAHCVVHAAQESDEAGKAKVDEAMAAITRLVKS; this comes from the coding sequence ATGGACGAGCACCAGCACGGCTACATCGGCCGGAAGGACGACTATCTGCGCCGACTCAAGCGCATCGAAGGTCAGGCGCGCGGTTTGCAACGGATGGTGGAGGAAGACACCTACTGCATCGACATCCTGACGCAGGTGTCTGCGATGACCAAGGCGCTGCAAGCGGTCAGCCTCGGCCTCCTCGAAGAGCACATGGCGCACTGCGTCGTGCATGCCGCGCAGGAGAGCGACGAGGCCGGCAAGGCCAAGGTCGACGAGGCCATGGCCGCGATCACCCGCCTGGTCAAGTCCTGA
- a CDS encoding heavy-metal-associated domain-containing protein, which translates to MSTTSTYTVTGMTCGHCAASVREEIEALPGVTSVEVTVDDGSVRVAADRELGRDEVAAAVTEAGYALV; encoded by the coding sequence ATGAGCACCACCAGCACCTACACCGTCACCGGCATGACCTGCGGCCACTGTGCCGCGTCCGTTCGCGAGGAGATCGAGGCGCTGCCGGGCGTGACCAGTGTCGAGGTCACCGTCGACGACGGCTCGGTGCGGGTCGCGGCCGACCGTGAACTCGGTCGAGACGAGGTCGCGGCCGCCGTCACCGAAGCCGGCTACGCACTGGTCTGA
- a CDS encoding L-aspartate oxidase, with translation MSGFTRGLTGTEETVRADLVVVGAGIAGLTAALWAAHEGLRVVVLNKGPGWDVANAEQPTSTFYAQGGVAVVMPGAETGSPDSADSVDRHLADTVAAGGGLTDAAASGLILADGWDSVSALIGWGAEFDRDTDGLLLRTREGGHTRRRIIHAGGDATGAAIQRALHEAVRQTAGGDATGAAIQRALHEAVRQTAGGDVPPIRFLDDTIATAIHLDDGRAVGVACLRDGRPTSVLAPTVLLATGGAGHLYAATTNPAGATCDGIALALRAGAQVSDLEFIQFHPTMLYTAGARGRRTLISEAVRGEGGRLIDVEGRSLTAGVHPMGDLAPRDVVADAVQTAIELTGHPCVYLDIADVGDFEARFPTVTAGVRAAGLDPASGRIPVVPGAHYLCGGVVTDESSRTAVDGLLAAGEVARTGLHGANRLASNSLLEGLVMGRRAAAVAVARREIPVPERAERKVEQPVPVLDREQLQNMMTRHVALRRSAAGLAEVAATLAAAPRRMADSVRDIEDAALTLTASAVVAAAAARTESRGAHVRTDYPLTADVAESRVFRIVDGELREARPVSLPG, from the coding sequence ATGAGCGGGTTCACTCGCGGACTGACCGGGACCGAGGAAACGGTCCGCGCCGACCTCGTGGTGGTGGGTGCCGGAATCGCCGGACTGACGGCGGCGCTGTGGGCCGCCCACGAGGGGCTCCGGGTCGTCGTGCTCAACAAGGGGCCGGGCTGGGACGTCGCGAATGCGGAGCAACCCACGTCCACGTTCTACGCGCAGGGTGGGGTCGCGGTCGTGATGCCCGGCGCGGAGACGGGAAGCCCGGACAGCGCCGATTCCGTGGACCGCCACCTCGCCGACACGGTCGCCGCCGGCGGCGGTCTCACCGATGCCGCGGCGTCGGGCCTCATCCTCGCCGACGGCTGGGACTCGGTGTCGGCCCTCATCGGCTGGGGTGCCGAATTCGACCGGGACACCGACGGTCTGCTCCTGCGCACCCGTGAGGGCGGCCACACCCGCCGGCGCATCATCCACGCCGGCGGCGACGCGACCGGGGCCGCGATCCAGCGCGCGCTGCACGAGGCCGTCCGGCAGACCGCCGGCGGCGACGCGACCGGGGCCGCGATCCAGCGCGCGCTGCACGAGGCCGTCCGGCAGACCGCCGGCGGAGACGTGCCGCCGATCCGGTTCCTCGACGACACGATCGCCACCGCGATCCACCTCGACGACGGCCGGGCAGTCGGTGTCGCGTGCCTGCGCGACGGCCGTCCCACGTCGGTCCTCGCCCCGACCGTGCTCCTCGCGACCGGCGGGGCGGGGCACCTCTACGCCGCCACCACGAATCCGGCGGGCGCCACCTGCGACGGCATCGCGCTGGCACTGCGCGCCGGGGCGCAGGTGTCCGATCTCGAGTTCATCCAGTTCCACCCGACGATGCTCTACACCGCGGGCGCGCGGGGTCGGCGGACCCTCATCAGCGAGGCGGTGCGCGGCGAGGGCGGACGGCTCATCGACGTCGAGGGCCGGTCGCTCACCGCGGGCGTCCACCCGATGGGCGATCTCGCACCCCGCGACGTGGTGGCCGACGCGGTGCAGACCGCGATCGAGCTCACCGGGCACCCGTGCGTGTATCTCGACATCGCCGACGTCGGCGACTTCGAGGCACGCTTCCCGACGGTGACCGCAGGTGTCCGCGCGGCCGGCCTCGACCCCGCGTCCGGACGGATCCCGGTCGTCCCCGGCGCGCACTATCTGTGCGGCGGGGTCGTGACCGACGAGTCGTCCCGCACCGCGGTCGATGGGTTGCTCGCGGCCGGCGAAGTCGCGCGCACCGGGCTGCACGGCGCCAACCGTCTGGCATCGAACAGCCTGCTGGAAGGCCTGGTGATGGGCCGTCGCGCGGCCGCCGTGGCAGTCGCGCGTCGCGAGATCCCGGTTCCCGAACGCGCCGAACGGAAGGTCGAGCAGCCGGTCCCCGTCCTGGACCGCGAACAGCTCCAGAACATGATGACGCGTCATGTCGCGCTACGACGGTCGGCTGCCGGTCTCGCCGAAGTCGCCGCGACGCTCGCCGCCGCGCCGCGTCGGATGGCCGACTCGGTACGCGACATCGAGGACGCGGCACTCACGCTCACCGCGTCCGCGGTCGTCGCCGCCGCTGCCGCGCGTACCGAATCCCGCGGAGCGCATGTCCGCACGGATTACCCGTTGACCGCGGATGTGGCGGAGTCGCGGGTGTTCCGGATCGTCGACGGCGAATTGCGGGAGGCCCGTCCCGTGAGCCTGCCCGGCTGA